The Streptomyces europaeiscabiei genome window below encodes:
- a CDS encoding aromatic ring-hydroxylating oxygenase subunit alpha has product MVQTSSPEIRETDAGSEPPSAPSAPPTPEYSSWISRDRSTDAASLAMRREAAELVERVVAHYRDGTTHQVDEQWTEPVANYLDADRWRRETEAVHRGVPLPLAMSCELPGPHTYKAIDVLGVPVLITRDRQGTVHAMINACRHRGAKLLEPGCGVSKRLTCPYHSWSYDLTGELRGVYAEKTFGEVPREGRGLVALPAGERAGIVFVSLDPAAEPDLDAWLGDLQPLLEGMRLAECHHYSTGELTSPNWKVTLDGYLETYHFASLHPKTVFETNLSNMMAHDTWGPHQRIAPALRPIAQAVELPPDQRDPGDCVGPIYWLFPGLAIAGGWRQKIAVSLVLPRTATESVTQQIILLREPAVTDEERQAADRFGEWFHEVVRDEDYATTYGVQQGLAALDGTDFVFGRNEPGLQHFHRTIHQSLDTHAEGTQADRATR; this is encoded by the coding sequence GTGGTCCAGACCAGTTCGCCGGAGATTCGGGAGACGGACGCCGGGAGCGAGCCGCCCTCGGCCCCTTCGGCCCCCCCGACCCCCGAATACTCCTCGTGGATCAGCCGGGACCGGTCCACCGACGCCGCGTCCCTGGCGATGCGGCGGGAGGCCGCCGAACTCGTCGAACGCGTGGTGGCGCACTACCGCGACGGCACGACGCACCAGGTTGACGAGCAGTGGACGGAACCCGTCGCCAACTACCTCGACGCCGACCGCTGGCGACGGGAGACGGAAGCCGTCCATCGTGGTGTCCCGCTGCCGCTCGCCATGTCCTGCGAGCTGCCCGGCCCCCACACCTACAAGGCGATCGACGTACTCGGCGTTCCGGTGCTGATCACCCGGGACCGCCAGGGCACCGTGCACGCCATGATCAACGCCTGCCGGCACCGGGGAGCCAAGCTCCTGGAACCCGGCTGCGGCGTCTCCAAACGGCTGACCTGCCCGTACCACTCCTGGTCCTACGACCTCACCGGTGAGCTGCGCGGCGTGTACGCCGAGAAGACCTTCGGCGAGGTCCCTCGCGAGGGGCGCGGCCTCGTCGCGCTTCCCGCCGGGGAACGGGCCGGCATCGTCTTCGTCTCACTGGACCCGGCCGCCGAACCGGACCTGGACGCCTGGCTGGGCGACCTCCAGCCACTGCTGGAAGGAATGCGGCTGGCGGAGTGCCACCACTACTCCACCGGCGAACTGACCAGCCCCAACTGGAAGGTCACCCTCGACGGATACCTGGAGACCTACCACTTCGCCTCCCTGCACCCGAAGACGGTGTTCGAGACGAACCTCTCCAACATGATGGCCCACGACACCTGGGGCCCTCACCAGCGCATCGCACCGGCCCTGCGCCCGATCGCACAGGCGGTCGAACTGCCGCCGGACCAGCGCGACCCGGGCGACTGCGTCGGCCCCATCTACTGGCTCTTCCCGGGCCTCGCGATCGCCGGCGGCTGGCGGCAGAAGATCGCCGTCTCCCTGGTGCTCCCCCGGACGGCCACCGAGTCGGTGACCCAGCAGATCATCCTGCTGCGGGAACCGGCGGTCACCGACGAGGAGCGCCAGGCCGCCGACCGGTTCGGCGAATGGTTCCACGAGGTGGTCCGCGACGAGGACTACGCGACCACCTACGGAGTACAGCAGGGCCTTGCCGCCCTCGACGGGACCGACTTCGTCTTCGGACGCAACGAGCCCGGACTCCAGCATTTCCACCGCACCATCCACCAGTCCCTGGACACACACGCCGAAGGCACTCAAGCCGACCGAGCCACCAGGTGA
- a CDS encoding VOC family protein yields MTLPFEVGVVVRDLEAMERFYGEVLGCRAVRRSRVPESVGGPAGLGGELLVVWLRVPSGGCVKLLLPSSPPSLSASGPSPGEVSAPAGRQGLSYLTFHLDDMDPVVEALTAAGARPLSDPVVVRARGRRVSFWSDPEGNAVELVDARGRESGPGRSN; encoded by the coding sequence ATGACCCTGCCGTTCGAGGTGGGCGTGGTGGTGCGGGACCTGGAGGCGATGGAGCGCTTCTATGGCGAGGTGCTCGGTTGCCGGGCCGTGCGCCGCTCGCGCGTGCCGGAGTCCGTCGGCGGTCCTGCGGGCCTCGGTGGCGAGCTGCTCGTGGTCTGGCTCCGGGTGCCCTCCGGGGGGTGCGTCAAGTTGCTTCTTCCCTCGTCACCCCCGTCACTCTCGGCGTCCGGGCCGTCGCCGGGCGAGGTGTCCGCTCCGGCCGGGCGGCAGGGGCTGTCGTACCTGACCTTTCACCTCGACGACATGGACCCGGTGGTCGAGGCGCTGACGGCCGCGGGGGCCCGGCCCCTGTCGGACCCGGTCGTCGTCCGGGCGCGGGGGCGGCGTGTCAGCTTCTGGTCGGATCCGGAGGGCAATGCGGTGGAGCTGGTGGACGCGCGGGGACGGGAGTCGGGACCGGGGCGTAGTAATTAG
- a CDS encoding thiamine pyrophosphate-dependent dehydrogenase E1 component subunit alpha has product MTQRASTASKKSAQVTARVIKDLHERMVRIRLFETEAGKLMEAGKLPGFLHLYVGQEAVAAGVMAALRDDDQITSTHRGHGHAVAKGVGFREMYAELYGRVTGACLGRGGSMHINDVTRGMLGANGIVGAGVPIAVGAAFAARYKGEDSVAVTFFGDGATNIGAFHEGANMAAILGLPVVFVCENNGYAEFTPQSKHMLITDVAERASAYGMPAVIVDGMDAVAVHRAAGEAVERARSGGGPMMIEAKTYRFYDHQGVKGLRHPYRSDEEVAEWRARDPIDLLEARALADGTATRADLDDTWQRTRDEIAEAIAYAETSPLPDPADLLANVYSG; this is encoded by the coding sequence ATGACTCAACGAGCGTCGACGGCGTCGAAGAAATCCGCGCAGGTCACCGCGCGGGTCATCAAGGATCTACATGAACGCATGGTGCGCATCCGGCTGTTCGAGACCGAGGCCGGCAAGCTCATGGAGGCCGGCAAACTGCCCGGATTCCTGCATCTCTATGTCGGCCAGGAAGCCGTGGCCGCCGGCGTGATGGCCGCCCTGCGCGACGACGACCAGATCACCTCCACCCACCGCGGGCACGGGCATGCCGTGGCCAAGGGTGTCGGCTTCCGGGAGATGTACGCCGAGCTGTACGGCCGTGTCACCGGCGCCTGCCTCGGCCGCGGCGGAAGCATGCACATCAACGACGTCACCCGAGGCATGCTCGGTGCCAACGGCATCGTCGGAGCGGGTGTCCCGATCGCGGTGGGCGCCGCCTTCGCGGCCCGGTACAAGGGCGAGGACAGCGTCGCCGTGACCTTCTTCGGCGACGGTGCCACGAACATCGGTGCCTTCCACGAGGGCGCCAACATGGCTGCCATCCTCGGCCTGCCCGTCGTCTTCGTCTGTGAGAACAACGGCTACGCCGAGTTCACGCCCCAGTCGAAGCACATGCTGATCACCGATGTCGCCGAGCGGGCGTCCGCCTACGGCATGCCCGCCGTCATCGTCGACGGCATGGACGCGGTCGCCGTCCACCGCGCCGCCGGCGAGGCCGTCGAGCGGGCCCGCTCCGGCGGCGGCCCCATGATGATCGAGGCCAAGACCTACCGCTTCTACGACCACCAGGGCGTCAAGGGACTGCGCCACCCCTACCGCTCGGACGAGGAGGTCGCCGAGTGGAGGGCCCGCGACCCCATCGACCTGCTCGAAGCCCGCGCCCTCGCCGACGGCACCGCCACCCGCGCGGACCTGGACGACACCTGGCAGCGCACCCGTGACGAGATCGCCGAGGCCATCGCGTACGCCGAGACGAGCCCCCTGCCCGACCCCGCCGACCTGCTGGCCAACGTCTACTCGGGATGA
- a CDS encoding alpha-ketoacid dehydrogenase subunit beta: protein MSTRTEAQAAAPEGTARKLTYVKAFNEGLAQAMREDENVFVAGEDVAGYGGVFRMFDNLLDEFGPRRMIDTPISEAALVGLGVGAAARGLRPVVDLMFMDFIGVCLDQIVNQAAKMKYMFGGSVSVPLTITTASGAGLGAAAQHSQSLEAWLAHVPGLKVVMPSDAYTAKGLTVAAIRDDNPVVVMLNKVLLGSTGEVPEEIYGIPLGRAHTARHGGDVTVIALGRMVGEALAAADELAAEGVEIEVIDPRTVQPLDTETMFASVRRTNRVLVVHEAVTFGGLGAEIAAQIQDAAFDHLDAPVLRIGAPFSPVPFSPVLEKAYVPDRVRIAQGCRRLLERS from the coding sequence ATGAGCACCCGCACCGAAGCACAGGCCGCCGCCCCAGAAGGCACGGCCCGCAAACTCACCTACGTCAAGGCCTTCAACGAGGGGCTCGCGCAGGCCATGCGCGAGGACGAGAACGTCTTCGTCGCCGGCGAGGACGTGGCCGGATACGGCGGCGTCTTCCGCATGTTCGACAACCTGCTCGACGAGTTCGGCCCCCGCCGCATGATCGACACCCCGATCTCCGAGGCCGCTCTCGTCGGCCTCGGGGTGGGCGCCGCCGCCCGTGGGCTGCGGCCCGTCGTCGACCTCATGTTCATGGACTTCATCGGTGTCTGCCTCGACCAGATCGTCAACCAGGCCGCCAAGATGAAGTACATGTTCGGCGGCTCGGTGTCCGTGCCGCTGACCATCACCACCGCCTCCGGAGCGGGCCTGGGCGCCGCCGCCCAGCACAGCCAGAGCCTGGAGGCCTGGCTCGCCCACGTGCCCGGCCTCAAGGTGGTGATGCCGTCCGACGCGTACACCGCCAAGGGGCTCACCGTCGCGGCGATCCGGGACGACAACCCCGTCGTCGTGATGCTCAACAAGGTCCTGCTCGGCAGCACCGGCGAGGTGCCCGAGGAGATCTACGGCATCCCGCTGGGCCGGGCGCACACCGCCCGGCACGGTGGCGACGTCACCGTGATCGCCCTGGGCCGCATGGTCGGCGAGGCCCTCGCGGCGGCCGACGAACTCGCCGCCGAGGGCGTGGAGATCGAGGTGATCGACCCCCGCACCGTGCAGCCCCTGGACACCGAGACCATGTTCGCCTCCGTCCGCCGCACCAACCGGGTCCTCGTGGTGCACGAGGCCGTCACCTTCGGCGGGCTCGGCGCGGAGATCGCCGCCCAGATCCAGGACGCCGCCTTCGATCACCTCGACGCGCCGGTCCTGCGTATCGGCGCTCCCTTCTCCCCGGTGCCGTTCTCCCCGGTCCTGGAGAAGGCCTATGTTCCCGATCGCGTCCGGATCGCCCAGGGCTGCCGGCGCCTCCTCGAAAGGTCGTGA
- a CDS encoding dihydrolipoamide acetyltransferase family protein, with the protein MTDVAVEVLLPKIGLTMQEGTIDEWLVPTGGAVAEGDALLRLATDKVDVDVEAEAAGRLHPVVPAGTTLPAGALIGWLLAEGEQPPDPAGTPMPAGSGSATTAPTAPDAAPTAAAASPPGGTASLVPGGRLLASPNARRVASGAGVDLTGVTGTGPGGRIVSEDVEEFLLDAATGVPPAVAATAPASVLPVSPLVRRLAKERGIDLAEVNGTGPGGRIRRSDLDPVTPAPEPPPVRGKTAPPRPGDVLPLTGMRGTIARRMHASLQEMAQLTHGYEVRMDAVVSLRDRLKEEWADSELPVPSLNDFLLKAAALALGEHPLLNATVREDGVHLLDGIHLGFAVAVPGGLLVPVIEDAAALPLPEIARRSKELARAARDGRVSPAQLEGGTFTVTSLGGYGVDFFTPVINPGQVAILGVGALRDGVEWRDDRPLRTRVLTLSLTFDHRAVDGAPAAEYLRTVGELLRKPLRLLV; encoded by the coding sequence GTGACCGACGTGGCGGTCGAGGTTCTGCTGCCGAAGATCGGCCTGACCATGCAGGAAGGCACGATCGACGAATGGCTCGTGCCCACCGGCGGGGCCGTCGCCGAGGGCGACGCGCTGCTGCGGCTGGCCACCGACAAGGTCGACGTGGACGTCGAGGCCGAGGCCGCAGGACGGCTCCACCCGGTGGTCCCGGCCGGCACCACCCTCCCCGCCGGAGCCCTCATCGGCTGGCTGCTGGCCGAGGGCGAGCAGCCGCCGGACCCGGCCGGTACGCCGATGCCGGCCGGGTCCGGTTCCGCGACCACCGCGCCGACGGCGCCGGACGCCGCCCCCACGGCGGCGGCCGCATCCCCGCCCGGCGGTACCGCCTCCCTCGTCCCGGGGGGCCGGCTCCTGGCCTCACCGAACGCCCGACGGGTGGCGTCCGGCGCCGGCGTCGACCTCACCGGCGTAACGGGCACCGGGCCCGGCGGCCGGATCGTCTCCGAGGACGTGGAGGAGTTCCTCCTCGACGCCGCCACCGGCGTCCCCCCGGCGGTTGCGGCCACCGCCCCCGCCTCCGTCCTCCCGGTCTCGCCGCTGGTCCGCCGACTGGCGAAGGAGCGGGGCATCGACCTCGCGGAGGTGAACGGCACCGGGCCCGGCGGCCGGATCCGCAGGTCGGACCTCGACCCCGTCACGCCGGCCCCCGAGCCGCCGCCCGTCCGCGGGAAGACCGCGCCACCCCGGCCGGGAGACGTCCTCCCCCTCACCGGGATGCGCGGCACCATCGCCCGCCGGATGCACGCCAGCCTCCAGGAGATGGCGCAGCTGACGCACGGGTACGAGGTCCGGATGGACGCCGTGGTGTCCCTGCGGGACCGGCTCAAGGAGGAATGGGCCGACAGCGAACTGCCTGTGCCCAGCCTCAACGACTTCCTGCTGAAGGCCGCCGCGCTGGCCCTGGGCGAGCACCCGCTGCTCAACGCGACGGTGCGCGAGGACGGCGTCCATCTGCTCGACGGCATCCACCTCGGCTTCGCCGTCGCCGTGCCGGGCGGCCTGCTGGTCCCGGTGATCGAGGACGCGGCGGCGCTGCCCCTGCCGGAGATCGCCCGCCGGTCGAAGGAGCTGGCGCGGGCCGCCCGCGACGGGCGGGTCTCCCCGGCCCAACTGGAGGGCGGCACCTTCACCGTCACCTCATTGGGCGGCTACGGCGTGGACTTCTTCACCCCGGTGATCAATCCCGGTCAGGTCGCCATCCTCGGGGTGGGCGCGCTCAGGGACGGCGTGGAGTGGCGGGACGACCGGCCGCTGCGGACACGGGTGCTCACGCTGAGCCTCACGTTCGACCACCGCGCCGTCGACGGAGCGCCCGCGGCCGAGTATCTGCGCACGGTCGGGGAGCTGCTGCGCAAGCCCCTGCGTCTGCTGGTGTGA